In Humulus lupulus chromosome 6, drHumLupu1.1, whole genome shotgun sequence, a single genomic region encodes these proteins:
- the LOC133783285 gene encoding putative disease resistance RPP13-like protein 1 isoform X1, translating into MADLLVGGALLSGFINVLFDRLASKEVLNFIRGKKVIPKLLKEMEITLMSANVLLNDAEDKQLGDNNVKKWLEDLKEVLYKADHMVDKINTKALQLRMEKDERKRAKSKFTNLIPNMFSSFDNAVKSELADILGSLNHLLAQTKFLGLKKVDQRTTLHRLPAPLLEDSEVFGRDDDKEAIIKILLCDDVGEHKISVIPIVGMGGLGKTTLAQLVYNDSNVQEHFDLKAWVTVSEEFDVFKITKLILETITSSGCGITDLYQLQNELKKVLTGKKFLFVHDDVWNEKYELWDSLKSSFQSGALGSKIIVTTRSNAVAMKMKTGNVQPYELKEISNDDCWKLFAKHVIDNTGIDDLRQDLQEIGKQIIEKCKGHPLAVKSMAGLLRSMSTCEEWTHVLQSGVWELPNSRDIGIVPALWLSYRYLPPHLKPCFSFLSIFPKDYKFSKYDREKLILLWMAQGLLQPQGGNRIEDVGEDYLNALISRSFFQRSGPNQFDLSMHDLIHDLAIYVSGECSFNYDNCQDLHKLTKNTHHFSFMKGENDMRKFENLSRLKYLRSMLAFPLSSTYKIESTFGMVLKVGGCLRVLSLHGYYVRELPDSIGYLKHLRYLEVSCPFVTELPTSICVLYNLETLLLEDCSRLTQLPTNFSKLIKLRHLRIGGTSLKEMPPRICNMINLQTLSGFVLRENGGSRIKELGNLENLHGSLCISGLEYIRDVSDVLEGNLKSKKYLTELILNWKGDVDDSARAKEVLDALQPHVKLKRLTIKGYSGTSLPNWVTHPSYCNLESVYLRNCKYCCVSLQSFQQLSSLKDLRIMKSPHVRDDFHGISLNKQFQFLTVLHLSDMITLDWSFANADKGEIFPCLEEFELERCQKVNMALPVCNFPSLKCIDITSCNELVTVFPASAHVDSTYPRLKKLFIRGCPRVESFSEMGLLPITLKTLSIESCDMLIENRMRWNLQRNSSLKQLEIIECGGVVDSFPEEWLLPPTLRILSIKFCSNLKVLNGKSFQHLTSLQELNLHYLEKLECLPNEGLPQTLTSLDIDGCDLLISQKGVW; encoded by the exons ATGGCGGACTTACTGGTGGGAGGAGCTCTTCTCTCTGGTTTCATCAATGTCCTCTTTGATAGACTAGCTTCTAAAGAGGTCCTCAACTTCATTAGAGGAAAGAAAGTTATTCCTAAGTTGCTTAAAGAGATGGAGATTACATTGATGTCTGCTAATGTACTGCTGAACGATGCCGAGGACAAGCAACTTGGAGACAacaatgtgaagaagtggcttGAAGATCTTAAAGAAGTACTTTATAAAGCTGATCACATGGTGGACAAGATCAACACTAAAGCTTTGCAACTCAGGATGGAGAAAGATGAACGCAAAAGGGCAAAAAGTAAGTTCACAAACCTTATTCCAAACATGTTTAGTTCATTTGACAATGCTGTGAAATCTGAATTAGCAGATATCCTCGGTTCATTGAACCATCTTTTAGCTCAGACAAAATTCCTTGGTTTGAAAAAAGTTGACCAAAGAACAACATTACATAGATTACCTGCTCCTTTGCTGGAAGATTCAGAGGTTTTTGGAAGAGATGATGATAAGGAGGCTATCATTAAGATATTGTTGTGTGACGATGTTGGAGAACATAAGATATCTGTTATTCCAATAGTAGGGATGGGTGGTCTTGGCAAAACTACTCTTGCTCAGCTTGTTTACAATGATAGCAATGTCCAAGAACATTTTGACTTGAAAGCTTGGGTCACAGTTTCAGAAGAATTTGATGTTTTTAAAATAACTAAACTTATTTTGGAGACAATCACTTCTAGTGGGTGTGGAATTACAGATCTATATCAACTTCAGAATGAATTGAAGAAGGTTTTGACTGGGAAGAAATTTCTTTTTGTTCATGATGATGTTTGGAACGAAAAATATGAGTTGTGGGACTCTTTGAAAAGTTCGTTTCAATCTGGCGCACTTGGAAGTAAAATTATTGTGACCACGCGTAGTAATGCTGTTGCAATGAAGATGAAGACCGGAAATGTTCAACCATACGAACTTAAAGAAATATCTAATGATGATTGTTGGAAGCTGTTTGCAAAACATGTCATTGATAATACAGGCATAGATGATTTACGTCAAGACTTGCAAGAAATTGGAAAGCAAATTATTGAAAAGTGCAAGGGCCATCCTTTAGCTGTAAAATCAATGGCTGGTCTATTACGATCTATGTCAACTTGCGAGGAGTGGACACATGTATTGCAAAGTGGTGTATGGGAATTGCCCAACTCTCGCGACATTGGAATTGTTCCAGCTTTGTGGTTAAGCTATCGATATTTGCCTCCGCATTTGAAGCCATGTTTTTCTTTTCTCTCCATATTTCCCAAAGATTATAAATTTTCGAAATATGATAGAGAAAAACTAATCTTATTATGGATGGCACAAGGACTTTTGCAACCTCAAGGAGGAAACAGAATTGAAGATGTTGGAGAAGACTACTTGAATGCTCTAATATCAAGATCATTTTTTCAAAGATCCGGACCTAATCAATTTGATCTTTCTATGCACGATCTTATACATGATCTAGCTATATATGTATCAGGTGAGTGTAGTTTTAACTATGATAATTGTCAAGACTTGCATAAACTTACGaaaaatactcaccatttttcaTTTATGAAAGGCGAGAATGACATGAGAAAATTTGAGAACTTATCTAGACTGAAGTATTTGCGTAGCATGTTAGCTTTCCCATTGTCATCTACTTATAAGATAGAATCAACATTTGGAATGGTGctaaaggttggaggatgcttaAGAGTTCTTTCTTTACACGGTTATTATGTCAGAGAGTTGCCTGATTCAATTGGCTATTTAAAGCATCTGAGGTATTTGGAAGTATCTTGCCCATTTGTCACAGAATTACCAACTTCAATTTGTGTGTTGTACAATTTGGAAACACTATTGTTGGAAGATTGCAGTAGACTCACGCAATTGCCTACCAACTTTTCTAAGCTAATCAAGTTGCGTCATCTTAGGATCGGAGGCACATCTTTGAAAGAGATGCCACCTAGGATTTGCAATATGATAAATCTCCAAACTTTAAGTGGTTTTGTTTTGCGTGAAAATGGTGGATCAAGGATCAAAGAGTTGGGTAACTTGGAGAATTTGCATGGAAGCTTGTGTATTTCAGGCCTTGAGTATATTAGGGATGTGAGTGATGTTTTGGAAGGCAACTTGAAGAGCAAAAAGTATCTTACTGAGCTTATTTTGAATTGGAAAGGTGATGTTGATGATTCAGCTAGAGCAAAGGAAGTACTTGATGCACTCCAACCACACGTAAAGTTGAAGAGACTCACAATTAAAGGTTACAGTGGTACAAGCTTGCCAAATTGGGTAACACATCCATCGTATTGTAACTTGGAAAGTGTTTATCTAAGAAACTGTAAATATTGTTGTGTGTCACTGCAATCGTTTCAGCAGCTAAGTTCACTCAAAGATCTTAGGATTATGAAGAGTCCTCATGTCCGTGATGATTTTCACGGTATTTCTTTGAATAAGCAATTTCAATTCCTAACAGTTTTACATCTCTCTGATATGATTACGCTGGATTGGTCGTTTGCTAATGCAGATAAGGGTGAGATTTTCCCCTGTTTAGAGGAGTTTGAGTTAGAAAGATGTCAAAAGGTAAATATGGCATTGCCTGTTTGCAATTTTCCATCTTTGAAATGTATCGACATTACATCTTGCAATGAATTGGTGACTGTATTTCCAGCAAGTGCACATGTTGACTCTACATACCCTCGCCTTAAAAAGTTGTTCATAAGGGGATGTCCAAGGGTTGAGTCATTTTCAGAAATGGGATTATTGCCCATTACTTTAAAAACTCTGTCCATTGAGTCATGCGATATGCTCATTGAAAATCGCATGAGATGGAATTTACAAAGAAACTCTTCACTGAAACAGTTAGAAATTATAGAATGTGGTGGAGTGGTAGATTCTTTTCCAGAGGAGTGGTTGCTTCCACCAACTTTAAGAATTCTCTCAATCAAATTTTGTTCGAACCTTAAAGTTCTAAATGGAAAAAGCTTTCAGCACCTAACCTCTCTTCAAGAATTGAATCTTCATTACTTGGAAAAATTAGAGTGCTTACCAAATGAAGGACTGCCCCAGACTCTTACTTCTCTGGATATTGATGGTTGTGATTTGCTAATTTCTCAAAAG GGTGTTTGGTAG
- the LOC133783285 gene encoding putative disease resistance RPP13-like protein 1 isoform X3 — MADLLVGGALLSGFINVLFDRLASKEVLNFIRGKKVIPKLLKEMEITLMSANVLLNDAEDKQLGDNNVKKWLEDLKEVLYKADHMVDKINTKALQLRMEKDERKRAKSKFTNLIPNMFSSFDNAVKSELADILGSLNHLLAQTKFLGLKKVDQRTTLHRLPAPLLEDSEVFGRDDDKEAIIKILLCDDVGEHKISVIPIVGMGGLGKTTLAQLVYNDSNVQEHFDLKAWVTVSEEFDVFKITKLILETITSSGCGITDLYQLQNELKKVLTGKKFLFVHDDVWNEKYELWDSLKSSFQSGALGSKIIVTTRSNAVAMKMKTGNVQPYELKEISNDDCWKLFAKHVIDNTGIDDLRQDLQEIGKQIIEKCKGHPLAVKSMAGLLRSMSTCEEWTHVLQSGVWELPNSRDIGIVPALWLSYRYLPPHLKPCFSFLSIFPKDYKFSKYDREKLILLWMAQGLLQPQGGNRIEDVGEDYLNALISRSFFQRSGPNQFDLSMHDLIHDLAIYVSGECSFNYDNCQDLHKLTKNTHHFSFMKGENDMRKFENLSRLKYLRSMLAFPLSSTYKIESTFGMVLKVGGCLRVLSLHGYYVRELPDSIGYLKHLRYLEVSCPFVTELPTSICVLYNLETLLLEDCSRLTQLPTNFSKLIKLRHLRIGGTSLKEMPPRICNMINLQTLSGFVLRENGGSRIKELGNLENLHGSLCISGLEYIRDVSDVLEGNLKSKKYLTELILNWKGDVDDSARAKEVLDALQPHVKLKRLTIKGYSGTSLPNWVTHPSYCNLESVYLRNCKYCCVSLQSFQQLSSLKDLRIMKSPHVRDDFHGISLNKQFQFLTVLHLSDMITLDWSFANADKGEIFPCLEEFELERCQKLEIIECGGVVDSFPEEWLLPPTLRILSIKFCSNLKVLNGKSFQHLTSLQELNLHYLEKLECLPNEGLPQTLTSLDIDGCDLLISQKGVW, encoded by the exons ATGGCGGACTTACTGGTGGGAGGAGCTCTTCTCTCTGGTTTCATCAATGTCCTCTTTGATAGACTAGCTTCTAAAGAGGTCCTCAACTTCATTAGAGGAAAGAAAGTTATTCCTAAGTTGCTTAAAGAGATGGAGATTACATTGATGTCTGCTAATGTACTGCTGAACGATGCCGAGGACAAGCAACTTGGAGACAacaatgtgaagaagtggcttGAAGATCTTAAAGAAGTACTTTATAAAGCTGATCACATGGTGGACAAGATCAACACTAAAGCTTTGCAACTCAGGATGGAGAAAGATGAACGCAAAAGGGCAAAAAGTAAGTTCACAAACCTTATTCCAAACATGTTTAGTTCATTTGACAATGCTGTGAAATCTGAATTAGCAGATATCCTCGGTTCATTGAACCATCTTTTAGCTCAGACAAAATTCCTTGGTTTGAAAAAAGTTGACCAAAGAACAACATTACATAGATTACCTGCTCCTTTGCTGGAAGATTCAGAGGTTTTTGGAAGAGATGATGATAAGGAGGCTATCATTAAGATATTGTTGTGTGACGATGTTGGAGAACATAAGATATCTGTTATTCCAATAGTAGGGATGGGTGGTCTTGGCAAAACTACTCTTGCTCAGCTTGTTTACAATGATAGCAATGTCCAAGAACATTTTGACTTGAAAGCTTGGGTCACAGTTTCAGAAGAATTTGATGTTTTTAAAATAACTAAACTTATTTTGGAGACAATCACTTCTAGTGGGTGTGGAATTACAGATCTATATCAACTTCAGAATGAATTGAAGAAGGTTTTGACTGGGAAGAAATTTCTTTTTGTTCATGATGATGTTTGGAACGAAAAATATGAGTTGTGGGACTCTTTGAAAAGTTCGTTTCAATCTGGCGCACTTGGAAGTAAAATTATTGTGACCACGCGTAGTAATGCTGTTGCAATGAAGATGAAGACCGGAAATGTTCAACCATACGAACTTAAAGAAATATCTAATGATGATTGTTGGAAGCTGTTTGCAAAACATGTCATTGATAATACAGGCATAGATGATTTACGTCAAGACTTGCAAGAAATTGGAAAGCAAATTATTGAAAAGTGCAAGGGCCATCCTTTAGCTGTAAAATCAATGGCTGGTCTATTACGATCTATGTCAACTTGCGAGGAGTGGACACATGTATTGCAAAGTGGTGTATGGGAATTGCCCAACTCTCGCGACATTGGAATTGTTCCAGCTTTGTGGTTAAGCTATCGATATTTGCCTCCGCATTTGAAGCCATGTTTTTCTTTTCTCTCCATATTTCCCAAAGATTATAAATTTTCGAAATATGATAGAGAAAAACTAATCTTATTATGGATGGCACAAGGACTTTTGCAACCTCAAGGAGGAAACAGAATTGAAGATGTTGGAGAAGACTACTTGAATGCTCTAATATCAAGATCATTTTTTCAAAGATCCGGACCTAATCAATTTGATCTTTCTATGCACGATCTTATACATGATCTAGCTATATATGTATCAGGTGAGTGTAGTTTTAACTATGATAATTGTCAAGACTTGCATAAACTTACGaaaaatactcaccatttttcaTTTATGAAAGGCGAGAATGACATGAGAAAATTTGAGAACTTATCTAGACTGAAGTATTTGCGTAGCATGTTAGCTTTCCCATTGTCATCTACTTATAAGATAGAATCAACATTTGGAATGGTGctaaaggttggaggatgcttaAGAGTTCTTTCTTTACACGGTTATTATGTCAGAGAGTTGCCTGATTCAATTGGCTATTTAAAGCATCTGAGGTATTTGGAAGTATCTTGCCCATTTGTCACAGAATTACCAACTTCAATTTGTGTGTTGTACAATTTGGAAACACTATTGTTGGAAGATTGCAGTAGACTCACGCAATTGCCTACCAACTTTTCTAAGCTAATCAAGTTGCGTCATCTTAGGATCGGAGGCACATCTTTGAAAGAGATGCCACCTAGGATTTGCAATATGATAAATCTCCAAACTTTAAGTGGTTTTGTTTTGCGTGAAAATGGTGGATCAAGGATCAAAGAGTTGGGTAACTTGGAGAATTTGCATGGAAGCTTGTGTATTTCAGGCCTTGAGTATATTAGGGATGTGAGTGATGTTTTGGAAGGCAACTTGAAGAGCAAAAAGTATCTTACTGAGCTTATTTTGAATTGGAAAGGTGATGTTGATGATTCAGCTAGAGCAAAGGAAGTACTTGATGCACTCCAACCACACGTAAAGTTGAAGAGACTCACAATTAAAGGTTACAGTGGTACAAGCTTGCCAAATTGGGTAACACATCCATCGTATTGTAACTTGGAAAGTGTTTATCTAAGAAACTGTAAATATTGTTGTGTGTCACTGCAATCGTTTCAGCAGCTAAGTTCACTCAAAGATCTTAGGATTATGAAGAGTCCTCATGTCCGTGATGATTTTCACGGTATTTCTTTGAATAAGCAATTTCAATTCCTAACAGTTTTACATCTCTCTGATATGATTACGCTGGATTGGTCGTTTGCTAATGCAGATAAGGGTGAGATTTTCCCCTGTTTAGAGGAGTTTGAGTTAGAAAGATGTCAAAAG TTAGAAATTATAGAATGTGGTGGAGTGGTAGATTCTTTTCCAGAGGAGTGGTTGCTTCCACCAACTTTAAGAATTCTCTCAATCAAATTTTGTTCGAACCTTAAAGTTCTAAATGGAAAAAGCTTTCAGCACCTAACCTCTCTTCAAGAATTGAATCTTCATTACTTGGAAAAATTAGAGTGCTTACCAAATGAAGGACTGCCCCAGACTCTTACTTCTCTGGATATTGATGGTTGTGATTTGCTAATTTCTCAAAAG GGTGTTTGGTAG
- the LOC133783285 gene encoding putative disease resistance RPP13-like protein 1 isoform X2: MADLLVGGALLSGFINVLFDRLASKEVLNFIRGKKVIPKLLKEMEITLMSANVLLNDAEDKQLGDNNVKKWLEDLKEVLYKADHMVDKINTKALQLRMEKDERKRAKSKFTNLIPNMFSSFDNAVKSELADILGSLNHLLAQTKFLGLKKVDQRTTLHRLPAPLLEDSEVFGRDDDKEAIIKILLCDDVGEHKISVIPIVGMGGLGKTTLAQLVYNDSNVQEHFDLKAWVTVSEEFDVFKITKLILETITSSGCGITDLYQLQNELKKVLTGKKFLFVHDDVWNEKYELWDSLKSSFQSGALGSKIIVTTRSNAVAMKMKTGNVQPYELKEISNDDCWKLFAKHVIDNTGIDDLRQDLQEIGKQIIEKCKGHPLAVKSMAGLLRSMSTCEEWTHVLQSGVWELPNSRDIGIVPALWLSYRYLPPHLKPCFSFLSIFPKDYKFSKYDREKLILLWMAQGLLQPQGGNRIEDVGEDYLNALISRSFFQRSGPNQFDLSMHDLIHDLAIYVSGECSFNYDNCQDLHKLTKNTHHFSFMKGENDMRKFENLSRLKYLRSMLAFPLSSTYKIESTFGMVLKVGGCLRVLSLHGYYVRELPDSIGYLKHLRYLEVSCPFVTELPTSICVLYNLETLLLEDCSRLTQLPTNFSKLIKLRHLRIGGTSLKEMPPRICNMINLQTLSGFVLRENGGSRIKELGNLENLHGSLCISGLEYIRDVSDVLEGNLKSKKYLTELILNWKGDVDDSARAKEVLDALQPHVKLKRLTIKGYSGTSLPNWVTHPSYCNLESVYLRNCKYCCVSLQSFQQLSSLKDLRIMKSPHVRDDFHDKGEIFPCLEEFELERCQKVNMALPVCNFPSLKCIDITSCNELVTVFPASAHVDSTYPRLKKLFIRGCPRVESFSEMGLLPITLKTLSIESCDMLIENRMRWNLQRNSSLKQLEIIECGGVVDSFPEEWLLPPTLRILSIKFCSNLKVLNGKSFQHLTSLQELNLHYLEKLECLPNEGLPQTLTSLDIDGCDLLISQKGVW, translated from the exons ATGGCGGACTTACTGGTGGGAGGAGCTCTTCTCTCTGGTTTCATCAATGTCCTCTTTGATAGACTAGCTTCTAAAGAGGTCCTCAACTTCATTAGAGGAAAGAAAGTTATTCCTAAGTTGCTTAAAGAGATGGAGATTACATTGATGTCTGCTAATGTACTGCTGAACGATGCCGAGGACAAGCAACTTGGAGACAacaatgtgaagaagtggcttGAAGATCTTAAAGAAGTACTTTATAAAGCTGATCACATGGTGGACAAGATCAACACTAAAGCTTTGCAACTCAGGATGGAGAAAGATGAACGCAAAAGGGCAAAAAGTAAGTTCACAAACCTTATTCCAAACATGTTTAGTTCATTTGACAATGCTGTGAAATCTGAATTAGCAGATATCCTCGGTTCATTGAACCATCTTTTAGCTCAGACAAAATTCCTTGGTTTGAAAAAAGTTGACCAAAGAACAACATTACATAGATTACCTGCTCCTTTGCTGGAAGATTCAGAGGTTTTTGGAAGAGATGATGATAAGGAGGCTATCATTAAGATATTGTTGTGTGACGATGTTGGAGAACATAAGATATCTGTTATTCCAATAGTAGGGATGGGTGGTCTTGGCAAAACTACTCTTGCTCAGCTTGTTTACAATGATAGCAATGTCCAAGAACATTTTGACTTGAAAGCTTGGGTCACAGTTTCAGAAGAATTTGATGTTTTTAAAATAACTAAACTTATTTTGGAGACAATCACTTCTAGTGGGTGTGGAATTACAGATCTATATCAACTTCAGAATGAATTGAAGAAGGTTTTGACTGGGAAGAAATTTCTTTTTGTTCATGATGATGTTTGGAACGAAAAATATGAGTTGTGGGACTCTTTGAAAAGTTCGTTTCAATCTGGCGCACTTGGAAGTAAAATTATTGTGACCACGCGTAGTAATGCTGTTGCAATGAAGATGAAGACCGGAAATGTTCAACCATACGAACTTAAAGAAATATCTAATGATGATTGTTGGAAGCTGTTTGCAAAACATGTCATTGATAATACAGGCATAGATGATTTACGTCAAGACTTGCAAGAAATTGGAAAGCAAATTATTGAAAAGTGCAAGGGCCATCCTTTAGCTGTAAAATCAATGGCTGGTCTATTACGATCTATGTCAACTTGCGAGGAGTGGACACATGTATTGCAAAGTGGTGTATGGGAATTGCCCAACTCTCGCGACATTGGAATTGTTCCAGCTTTGTGGTTAAGCTATCGATATTTGCCTCCGCATTTGAAGCCATGTTTTTCTTTTCTCTCCATATTTCCCAAAGATTATAAATTTTCGAAATATGATAGAGAAAAACTAATCTTATTATGGATGGCACAAGGACTTTTGCAACCTCAAGGAGGAAACAGAATTGAAGATGTTGGAGAAGACTACTTGAATGCTCTAATATCAAGATCATTTTTTCAAAGATCCGGACCTAATCAATTTGATCTTTCTATGCACGATCTTATACATGATCTAGCTATATATGTATCAGGTGAGTGTAGTTTTAACTATGATAATTGTCAAGACTTGCATAAACTTACGaaaaatactcaccatttttcaTTTATGAAAGGCGAGAATGACATGAGAAAATTTGAGAACTTATCTAGACTGAAGTATTTGCGTAGCATGTTAGCTTTCCCATTGTCATCTACTTATAAGATAGAATCAACATTTGGAATGGTGctaaaggttggaggatgcttaAGAGTTCTTTCTTTACACGGTTATTATGTCAGAGAGTTGCCTGATTCAATTGGCTATTTAAAGCATCTGAGGTATTTGGAAGTATCTTGCCCATTTGTCACAGAATTACCAACTTCAATTTGTGTGTTGTACAATTTGGAAACACTATTGTTGGAAGATTGCAGTAGACTCACGCAATTGCCTACCAACTTTTCTAAGCTAATCAAGTTGCGTCATCTTAGGATCGGAGGCACATCTTTGAAAGAGATGCCACCTAGGATTTGCAATATGATAAATCTCCAAACTTTAAGTGGTTTTGTTTTGCGTGAAAATGGTGGATCAAGGATCAAAGAGTTGGGTAACTTGGAGAATTTGCATGGAAGCTTGTGTATTTCAGGCCTTGAGTATATTAGGGATGTGAGTGATGTTTTGGAAGGCAACTTGAAGAGCAAAAAGTATCTTACTGAGCTTATTTTGAATTGGAAAGGTGATGTTGATGATTCAGCTAGAGCAAAGGAAGTACTTGATGCACTCCAACCACACGTAAAGTTGAAGAGACTCACAATTAAAGGTTACAGTGGTACAAGCTTGCCAAATTGGGTAACACATCCATCGTATTGTAACTTGGAAAGTGTTTATCTAAGAAACTGTAAATATTGTTGTGTGTCACTGCAATCGTTTCAGCAGCTAAGTTCACTCAAAGATCTTAGGATTATGAAGAGTCCTCATGTCCGTGATGATTTTCACG ATAAGGGTGAGATTTTCCCCTGTTTAGAGGAGTTTGAGTTAGAAAGATGTCAAAAGGTAAATATGGCATTGCCTGTTTGCAATTTTCCATCTTTGAAATGTATCGACATTACATCTTGCAATGAATTGGTGACTGTATTTCCAGCAAGTGCACATGTTGACTCTACATACCCTCGCCTTAAAAAGTTGTTCATAAGGGGATGTCCAAGGGTTGAGTCATTTTCAGAAATGGGATTATTGCCCATTACTTTAAAAACTCTGTCCATTGAGTCATGCGATATGCTCATTGAAAATCGCATGAGATGGAATTTACAAAGAAACTCTTCACTGAAACAGTTAGAAATTATAGAATGTGGTGGAGTGGTAGATTCTTTTCCAGAGGAGTGGTTGCTTCCACCAACTTTAAGAATTCTCTCAATCAAATTTTGTTCGAACCTTAAAGTTCTAAATGGAAAAAGCTTTCAGCACCTAACCTCTCTTCAAGAATTGAATCTTCATTACTTGGAAAAATTAGAGTGCTTACCAAATGAAGGACTGCCCCAGACTCTTACTTCTCTGGATATTGATGGTTGTGATTTGCTAATTTCTCAAAAG GGTGTTTGGTAG